CTGGCAAGGATTTCGTCGTCCTCGACGGCTACGCCGACCAGTTCGAGGAGCGACTCGGCTACGAACCGTATCCGGGGACGCTGAACCTCGTCCTCGACCGACGGGTCGACGGCGCGTTCGACGCCCTCGACGCCATCCTCGTCGAGGGGTGGGAGGCCGACGGCCGGTCGTTCGGCGGTGTCGACTGCTATCCCGCGAGCGTCGTCGACGACCCCGAATCGGTCCGTCTCCACGCCGTCGTGCCGCGTCGGACCGACCACGACGCCACCACCGTCGAGTTCGTCTCCCCGGTCGACCTCCGCGAGACGTTCGGACTGGACGACGGTGACCGACTCGAGGTCCGTATCGAGTCCGGGTAGTCGCGGGGCGCCACGCGCGGGGACGTGGCCGCCGACACCCACCGTGGACCGTCGCCGCGCCGGTCGGAGAACCAGTGGGGACCGGCGGGTCGAGTACCGGGAACAACGTTTATGTGTCGTGCAATCACGTATCAGACATGGAACCGGACCGAACGACGCGGGGGTGGCGGGCGTAGCATGTGGAGCGAGACGCTACTCCCGGACAGCCACGAGTACACCCGGCTCAATCCACGCGAGGGGGACCTGGAGGAAGCCGTCGAAGCGTTCGGTCACGGTACCCCGGTGCTCGTCCACGACGACGACGAGCGCGAGAACGAGGTCGACCTCGTGGTCCCGGCGTACGCGGTCACGCCGGCCGTCGTCGCCCAGCTGCGCAACGACGCCGGCGGCCTCGTCTGCGTCGCGCTGGCCGACGAGGTCGCGGCGGCGTTCGACCTCCCGTTCATGCACGACGCCGTCGACCACCCGGCGGGGCAGTCGACCGACATCGCCTACGACGAGCGCTCGTCGTTCTCGCTGACGGTGAACCACCGCGAGACGTTCACCGGTATCACCGACAACGACCGCGCGCGGACCATCGTCGAACTGAGCGAGGCCGCGGCCGCGCCCGTCGAGACCGACTTCGCCGGCGAGTTCGATACCCCGGGACACGTCCACCTGCTTCGTGCGGCCCCGAACCTCCTCGACGACCGGCAGGGTCACACCGAACTCGGCATCGCGCTCGCGGAACTGGCGGACGTCCCACCGGCCGTCGTCGTCTGTGAGATGCTCGACGACAGGACCGGCGGTGCGATGTCCCGGTCGAACGCGCTGACGTACGCACGGGCGAACGACTCCGTCTTCCTCACCGGGTCGACCGTGATCGACGAGATGCGGGCGTAAGGCCGGCGCTCGTCCTCCGCACGACCGCGGCTGCTCCGGCCTCGACGGGTCACGCCGTGTCCGCCCGACCCGCGCGTCCCTCGGACCGGACCTAGCTTCAATACGTCCGGCATCGAAGTCACGCCATGTCGATGCCCTCATCGGAGTACCCGACCCGGAGAGCCACGGACGTAGCGTACCTCGACCGCGACGAGTTCGACCCGCCCACCTCGTTGCTCAACCTCCCGTGGGTTGACTGTCACAACCACGCTCACACGCTGTCGTGGGCGGACCGCGAGAACTACTCGCTCGCCGGCTGTGAGGGGATGGTGATGGTCGCGTCGGGCTACCACTGGACGCCGTACAAGCCGGTCGAGGCACGGGACGTCCAGTTCCTGTGGGACGACGTCGTCAACCGCAAGCGGGCCATCGAGCGCGCGCACTTCTTCGACACCTACCTCGCGCTCGGAATCCACACCGGCGTCCGCATCGAGGACCCCGACGACCTGCTCGAACGCATGCGGTCGTACGCCGACCTCGACGGCGTCGTCGCCATCGGGGAGACGGGTATCACGCCGGCACAGCACGCCGAGGCGTGGGACCTCGCCGAACAGCGTGCGGTCGTCGAGGCGCAGATGGGAATCGCCGCCGACTGCGACCTCCCGGTCATCCTCCACACGCCCAACGTGGGCGTCGACCCGGACCGGGACTACCGCCCCGGCGTCGGCCTGCCGGGGTACGAGAGCAACGTCGAACTCGGTCAGGACCCGGTGCTGACCGGCGAGAACCCCGCGCTCGAAGCGGTGAAGATAGACGTCGAGGCGGCCGCCGACGCCGGCCTCCCCGAGGAGCGCATCGTCGCCTCCCACGCCGACACGAACAACGTCGACTACCTGCTCGGCGAGACGGACTGTTACGTCAGTTTCACCGTCGGGTACCCCTGGCTGACGGGTATCGACGCCGCGGACGTGGCGAACGCCATCGAGGCGTACGGTCCCGAGCGCGTCATGGTGGACACCGACTGCGCGAACGTCCTCAAGACGGACGTGTTCTCGGTCAAGCGTGCCATCCTCGAACTGTACCGCCTCGGCGTCGACGAGGAGACCATCCGGCAGGTCGTCTACGAGACCCCACGGGAGGTCTTCGGGCTCGGAACGGAGACCGGCGACTGACCTCCCGCTTATCTACCGGTGACGACAGGTGTTCGTCAGTTCGCCGACCCCGTCGACGCCGACCGTCACCGTATCGCCGTCGTCGAGCAGGACCTGCGGGTCGCGGTACACCCCGACGCCCGGCGGCGTGCCCGTGAACAGCAGGTCACCCGGCGAGAGGGTGAACGCGCGGCTACAGAACGAGACCAGTTCGTCGACGCCGAAGACGAGGTTCGCCGTCGTCGACTCCTGGAGTCGTTCGCCGTTCACCTCGGTCCAGATGTCGAGGGCGTGGGGGTCCTCGACCTCGTCCAGCGTCACGAGGTCCGGCCCGGTCGGCGCGAACGTGTCGAGGCTCTTCCCGCGGACCCACTGGCCGTCGCCGTGCTGGAGGTCCCGGGCGGAGACGTCGTTGCCGACCGTGAGGCCGGCGACGTAGTCGAGCGCCTCCTCCGGTTCGACGTCCCGCGCCTCGCGGCCGACGACGGCGACGAGTTCCCCCTCGTAGTCGACCTGCTCCGTGTACGCCGGGTCCCAGACGATGTCGCTCTCGGGGCCGGTGACGGTGGTCGGGAACTTCGCGAACAGCACCGGTTCGTCGGGGACGGGGTTGTCGCCCTCCTCGGCGTGGTCCACGTAGTTCAGCCCCACGCAGACGACCTTCCCCGGGTCGGAGACGGGTTCGTGGCGCACCAGCGTCCCGGGGTCGTGTATCCCGATTCCGGTCTCCAGCGCGTACTCGACGACGAGTTCGGCCTTTCGCTCCCAGTTCCACCCCGCGAGGAGCGACGAGAGCGCTCGCGGCACGTCGACGCCCGCCGCCGCGCCCGCGGTGGGGAGGTCGACGACGCCCCCCTCGACGCTCACGCCGCACCAGGGCCGCTCGGTCCCGTCCGTCGCGAATTGTCCGATACGCATCCCGCTCACTACCGGGCGCTCGTACTTAGCTGTCGGTGTCGCGGACGGGGCCGCCCGACGCACGGGTCCCCTCGGACCCAACAGTTATCGTCACGTCCGAACCTCTCCCCGTATGGAGCCGACCTTCGAACCGGAGCGGGTGGAGACCGTCACCTTCGACTCCTACGGGACGCTCGTCGACACCGGCGCCGCGAGCGAGGTGCTCGACGGCGTCGTGGACGACCCCGTCGCCGTCGCCCGGCGCTGGCGCGAGAATGCCCTGTTCTTCTCCGTCGTCGCGGGGGCGCTCGAGGAGTACGAGACGTACATGGAGATGCACTGCGACGGGTTACGGGACGCCCTCCGGGCCGAGGGCGTCGCGCTCGACGACGAGCGGGTTGTCGAGTTGAACGACGTCTACCACCGCCTCGACCCGTACGAGGACGTGGCGCGGGGGTTCGACCGCCTCGCCGACGCCGGATACTCGCCGTCCATCCTCTCGAACGGCAACCCCGAGATGCTCGACTCGCTGGTCGAGACGACGGGTATCGAGACGTCGGTCGAGGTCGTCGTGAGCGCCGACGAGGTCCGGACGTTCAAACCCGAGGCGTCGCTGTACGAACACGCCGCCGAACGCGTCGGGACGCCGGTCGACCGGGTGGCGCACGTCACCGCCCACTGGATGGACGTCCAGGGTGCGGACAACGCGGGGATGCAGGGCGTCTGGCTCGACCGCGACGGCGGCGAGTGGACCGCGTTCGGCGAGGACCCGTCGCTGGTCGTCGCGTCGCTCGACGAGTGCTGCGAGCGACTGGGCTGCTGAGTCGGGGGCGTCACGCCCCGTCGGTCGGTCGAACCGGCAGTTCGACGTGCGTGGGGTGGGTCCGCGAGTGGTGGACGGTGTTCCGCGCGACCTCGTAGTCGCGCCCGCCGTAGAGCGGGCCGCCGGTGTTGCGGTTCACGTCGTACCGGGGGAAGTTCGACGAGGAAATGTCGAGGCGAATCGAGTGACCGGGGCCGAACACGTTGGCGGTCGGGTACGGTTCCATGACGAACTCGTAGACGGTGCCGGGGTCGACGAAGTCCGGGTCGGTCCGGTAGCCGCGGTAGCGCGCGCGACAGATGCTGTCCGAGAGGTTCAGCGCGAAGCCGTTCGGGAAGTCCGCGGAGGGTGGGTACTCGTCCAGCAGTTTCGCCGTGAAGTCGGTGTCAGCGGCGTCCGTCTCGGCGGACACCCGGACCGTGATGGGACCCGTTATCTCGACGGCTTCCTCCAGGGGCGGCGTCCGGAAGACGAGGACGTCGTCGCGTTCCGCGAGCGGCCCGTAGGGGGGGTCGGCGCCGAAGGTCTCGGGGCGCGTGCGCTGGTCGTACCCCCCGCTCCCGGTGATGTCGAGGCGCTTCCGCTCGGCTATCGGGTACTCGAGGAGGGTGGCGTCGGTCTGTTCGAACGCGTGGTACGACGAGCAGTTCCCGCCGACCGTCGGCACGGGGTCGGTGGGGTCGAACCGGTAGGTGGTCGCGCTCTCCTCGGCGGTGGGCCGTTCGGGCGAGAGCGTCCCGTCCGGGTGGGCGTAGTAGGGGGTGAACTCGGTTCCAGGGAGGGGCCACTCCTCGGCGTGTCGCCACTCCCCGCCGTGGAACAGTCGCCCGCGGCCGGTCCGGTGGCCGTCGCCCGTCCCCATCCGCCAGTACTGGACCGTCGGCTGGTCGGCCCACGTCCCCTCGCCCTTCAGGTAGTGGTCGAAGAAGCGAAGGCGCATCGCCTGGTAGTCGCGCGTCGCCTCGGGGCCGAACGCCACCTCCCCGGCGTGGGGCGTGCGCCACGACGGGAGCGGATAGGCCTCCCAGCCGTGCGTCCACGGGCCGACGACGAGGTAGTGGTCGCTTTCCTTCCGCGCGGCGAGCGCCTCGAAGTTGTCGCAGGTCGCCTTCGTGTAGGAGTCGTACCAGCCGCCGGCGTAGACGGTGGGGACGTCCGCGCTCTCGTCGTAGTGGGCCTCGAAGTTCAGCCCCGGCGACGCCCAGAGGTCGGCCGACCCGTCGCTCGTCATGGCGTCGAAGAGCCACTCCTCGTACTCGGGGAGGTGTCGGAGCGGCGTGTTCCCCCGCTCGACGGGCCCGTTCGCCAGCAGGTCGCGGGTGTCGGTGTTCGCGAGGTGTGCCTGTATCTCCGGCGCGTCGAACGCCCGTTTGGCGAACCCGCCGCCGAGGACGAACGCCCAGCAGAGCCAGCGCAGTTCGAACGCGCCGTTGTGCCGGAACGTCGCGTCCCAGGCGTTCGCCGCCCCCTGGTTGACGAACATGGCTTCGAGGTGCGGCGGGTCCTGTGTCGCCAGCGCCGACTGGACCCACGCGCCGTACGACGAGCCGATGGTCCCCACCTGCCCGTCGCAGTACGGTCGCTCGGCCACCCACTCCACGGTGTCGTAGCCGTCCTCGGCCTCGTTGGCGAAGATGTAGAACTCGCCGCCGCTCCCGAACCGCCCGCGGACGTCCTGGACGGCGACGACGTAGCCGCGCTCGGCGAACCACTCGCCGTGTCGCTGCAGGTTGCTTCGCTTGTCGTAGGGCGTCCGGTCGAGCAGCGCCGGGACGGGCTCTGAGAGCGGGTCGCCGGTCGCCGGGTCCACCGGTCGGAAGACGTCCGTGGCGAGTTCGGTCCCGTCGCGCATCTCGACCATCACGTCGAGGTCGACGCGGACATCGTACTCGGGGGTCGATACCATACCCATCGTTCTCGCGTGTCACACATAACCGTTCACACGGGACCGCGGCCGCTCGACGGTGCCCGCCGTCGCGACCGGCGCGGCCGTCGCGACCGGATGGGTACCTCTATGTGGGAGCGCTCGCAAGCCGTGGGTAGTGCTACCGGTCGCAGACGGGCCGTACGTCCACGCGAGCGCGTCACGACGGAACGGACGGACCCGACGGCGACCGGGGACACACCCATCATTATGAAACTCGGACAATTCCAGACGGACGTCGTGGCCGCCCCCTGGGCCGGCGTCGTCGTCGACGACGGTGTCGTGTGCCTCGGCGAGGCGGGGGCTGCCGCGGGTATCGACCTCCCCGTCGCGCTTCGTGAGCTACTGGCGGAGTGGAACTGGCGGGAGAAGGCCGAACTCGCCGTCGACTACGCGGCGGAGACGGGGGTCGGACGGTACAACGAGGCCGACGTGACGACGGTCGCACCCATCACGTCGCCGGAGAAGGTCGTCTGCGTCGGGCTGAACTACAGCGACCACGCCGACGAAGGGGCGTTCGAGGTGCCCGACTCGCCCGTACTGTTCGCGAAGTTCCCCCAGTCGCTCGTCGGGCCCGACGAGCCGATCGAGTGGGACCCGGCCCTCACCGAGGCGGTCGACTACGAGGGGGAACTCGTCGCCGTCATCGGGGAGCGCGCCCGGAACGTCGCCGTCGAGGACGCCCTCGACTACGTCGCCGGCTACACCGTCGGTAACGACGTCTCCGCGCGCGACCTGCAGATGGCGGACGAACAGTGGGTGCGGGGCAAGAGCCTCGACACGTTCGGGCCGCTGGGTCCGTACCTGCTCACCCCGGACGAGGTCGAGGACCCCCACGCCCTCGACATCTGGACCGAGGTGAACGGCGAACGACTCCAGGAGTCCAACACGGAACACCTGATATTCGGTATCGACGAGGTCGTGGCCTTCTGTAGCCGCGCGTTCACCCTCTCGCCGGGGGACGTCATCTACACCGGGACGCCGGACGGGGTGGGGTACTTCCGGGACCCGCAGGTCCTGCTCGAGGACGGCGATACGGTGACGGTCGGTATCGAGGGGCTCGGCGAACTGACGAACAGCTGCCGGGAGACGGGCGACTGACGCGGTCGGACGGTCGTCCCGACCGGTTTCTCGATATAGCGATATGAGATATATTACGACCGTGTTGGCACGCACAGCCTGCTGACCCGCCCGCCCGGTACCGAGAGGCGACCCACGGTCGAGTCGGGAATCAGTGAGTCAGTGACTCAGTACCTCAGCGACTCCTCGATTCGCCGTCGTCCGACTGGGCGAGCGCGCGAATCCGCTCTTTCGTCTCCTCGGGGTGGGCCTCGAAGGCGACTTCGAAGACGGCGCGGTAGAAGTGCTTGTTCTTCTCCAGGACGTATCCCTCGCGCTTGAGTTGCTTCTTGAGGCGGGTGAACGTGACGTCGATGTCCTCGCTCTGGGTGGGTTCGACGTAGATGGTCGCGGAGTCCCAGTCCTCGCGGATGTTCAACTGGTCGTCGCGTTCCGTCCCGGACGACTGCGCCTCCGGAGTCGTCTCCCCTTCTCCTTCGGCCTCGTCGTCGGTCGTTCCACTGGATTCGCCCGTTCGCTCGTCGGTGCTCGCGGACGGGTCCTCGAACCGCTCGTCCATTCCGCGGGGCATCTCAGGCCTCCACCTCCGTCCGCTCGAACGCGCGTTCGAGCGTCGCCGCGACCTCGGAGAAGAGTTCGCGTTCGACGGTCTGGTCGTTCGCGTCCTCCCACTGGAAGACGTCCATCCCGTTGTCCCAGGCGCGCTGGATGGCGACGCGCATCGGGAGCCGGAAGACGGGCGCCATCGACGCCCACGAGTCGTCGAACGCCTCGAGGAACTTCCGCGACTGGCCGTCCGACCGGTACATGTTCGCCAGCAGGCCGACGATGGCGATGTCGATGCCCTGGTTCGTCTCGATGGACTCCAGCTGGTCCCAGAGGTCGTCGAGCGCGTCGCGCGAGGTCGCCTGGGTCTGGGCGGCGAGGAAGACGTTCTGTGCGGCGATGAACGCCGCGTCGGTCAGCACCGAGAGGTCGGGCGGACAGTCGACGAGGACGAAGTCGTACTCGTGGCCGTCGTCGATGAGGACTTCGAGTGCCTGTTTCAGCGAGAGGCGGGCGTTCGCGTCGTCCATCCAGTCGCGGGCCAGGCCCATGTCCTTGTGACTCGGGACGAGATCGAAGTTCAGGTGGTCGTACTCGTCGGCCTCGACGAGTATCTCCGAGAGCGCCGTGTCGTGGGTACGGGGGTTGTCGACGAGGACGTCGAGGAGGTTCGAATCGTCGGTGACGAGGAGGTTCGGCAGGTCGTTCTTCGGGTTCGAGGGGTCCGCGTCGTCTCCCGGCCCGAGGCCGAGGCCCTTCGTCATGTCCGCCTGCGGGTCGAGGTCGATGGCGAGGACGTCGTGTCCACGGGTCGCGAGCGCCCCCGCGCTGTTGATCGTCGCGGTAGTCTTCCCGGTCCCACCCTTCTGGTTTCCGAACGCGACCGTGGGAACGCCCGTCGAGGGCGTGACGGCCCAGCCGCGCGGTACGTCACTCATACCTGAGTCATTGAATCAGGGAGTCATAAACGTACGTCAGACAATCGGGGCGACCCGGAGCACTCGCACGACGAGCCACCCGGCCTGCGCCTGCACGCCCAATGGGGTACGTTTCGACCAAAATCGTTGAATCAGTGATTCAAGGAAGCAACGACTCGTGTACTCAGGGCGGACGACAATCCGAGCGCCGTATGTGGAATTCGACCAGTAGTAAGTGAATCAGTGACATCAGGAGTCAACGAATCAAAGATGTAATGAACGGCCAAATCAACGACATAAAGTCAAGGAATCAATGAATCATTGACTCAGTGTATCAGTAAATCAGTACATCAATGAATCACGAAAGCATCGACTGCAGGCTCAGGGAATCATCGACCGATGGAGTCGGTGAATCCCGGAGTCCACCAATCAGTGATTCAATGAAACGTCGAACGCGTCGGGGACGCCCGCTCGACGGGCAACGACGCACCACGCCGTCGAATCAGGGAATCCGTAGGTATCGGATTCGAGGAGTACGTGAGTCACGGATTCCATGAGACGGTAG
The nucleotide sequence above comes from Halomarina ordinaria. Encoded proteins:
- a CDS encoding ParA family protein, coding for MSDVPRGWAVTPSTGVPTVAFGNQKGGTGKTTATINSAGALATRGHDVLAIDLDPQADMTKGLGLGPGDDADPSNPKNDLPNLLVTDDSNLLDVLVDNPRTHDTALSEILVEADEYDHLNFDLVPSHKDMGLARDWMDDANARLSLKQALEVLIDDGHEYDFVLVDCPPDLSVLTDAAFIAAQNVFLAAQTQATSRDALDDLWDQLESIETNQGIDIAIVGLLANMYRSDGQSRKFLEAFDDSWASMAPVFRLPMRVAIQRAWDNGMDVFQWEDANDQTVERELFSEVAATLERAFERTEVEA
- a CDS encoding CocE/NonD family hydrolase; this encodes MVSTPEYDVRVDLDVMVEMRDGTELATDVFRPVDPATGDPLSEPVPALLDRTPYDKRSNLQRHGEWFAERGYVVAVQDVRGRFGSGGEFYIFANEAEDGYDTVEWVAERPYCDGQVGTIGSSYGAWVQSALATQDPPHLEAMFVNQGAANAWDATFRHNGAFELRWLCWAFVLGGGFAKRAFDAPEIQAHLANTDTRDLLANGPVERGNTPLRHLPEYEEWLFDAMTSDGSADLWASPGLNFEAHYDESADVPTVYAGGWYDSYTKATCDNFEALAARKESDHYLVVGPWTHGWEAYPLPSWRTPHAGEVAFGPEATRDYQAMRLRFFDHYLKGEGTWADQPTVQYWRMGTGDGHRTGRGRLFHGGEWRHAEEWPLPGTEFTPYYAHPDGTLSPERPTAEESATTYRFDPTDPVPTVGGNCSSYHAFEQTDATLLEYPIAERKRLDITGSGGYDQRTRPETFGADPPYGPLAERDDVLVFRTPPLEEAVEITGPITVRVSAETDAADTDFTAKLLDEYPPSADFPNGFALNLSDSICRARYRGYRTDPDFVDPGTVYEFVMEPYPTANVFGPGHSIRLDISSSNFPRYDVNRNTGGPLYGGRDYEVARNTVHHSRTHPTHVELPVRPTDGA
- a CDS encoding DUF120 domain-containing protein; its protein translation is MAFSIDGAVSSGIGTGKDFVVLDGYADQFEERLGYEPYPGTLNLVLDRRVDGAFDALDAILVEGWEADGRSFGGVDCYPASVVDDPESVRLHAVVPRRTDHDATTVEFVSPVDLRETFGLDDGDRLEVRIESG
- a CDS encoding TatD family hydrolase, with the protein product MSMPSSEYPTRRATDVAYLDRDEFDPPTSLLNLPWVDCHNHAHTLSWADRENYSLAGCEGMVMVASGYHWTPYKPVEARDVQFLWDDVVNRKRAIERAHFFDTYLALGIHTGVRIEDPDDLLERMRSYADLDGVVAIGETGITPAQHAEAWDLAEQRAVVEAQMGIAADCDLPVILHTPNVGVDPDRDYRPGVGLPGYESNVELGQDPVLTGENPALEAVKIDVEAAADAGLPEERIVASHADTNNVDYLLGETDCYVSFTVGYPWLTGIDAADVANAIEAYGPERVMVDTDCANVLKTDVFSVKRAILELYRLGVDEETIRQVVYETPREVFGLGTETGD
- a CDS encoding haloacid dehalogenase type II; the encoded protein is MEPTFEPERVETVTFDSYGTLVDTGAASEVLDGVVDDPVAVARRWRENALFFSVVAGALEEYETYMEMHCDGLRDALRAEGVALDDERVVELNDVYHRLDPYEDVARGFDRLADAGYSPSILSNGNPEMLDSLVETTGIETSVEVVVSADEVRTFKPEASLYEHAAERVGTPVDRVAHVTAHWMDVQGADNAGMQGVWLDRDGGEWTAFGEDPSLVVASLDECCERLGC
- a CDS encoding fumarylacetoacetate hydrolase family protein is translated as MKLGQFQTDVVAAPWAGVVVDDGVVCLGEAGAAAGIDLPVALRELLAEWNWREKAELAVDYAAETGVGRYNEADVTTVAPITSPEKVVCVGLNYSDHADEGAFEVPDSPVLFAKFPQSLVGPDEPIEWDPALTEAVDYEGELVAVIGERARNVAVEDALDYVAGYTVGNDVSARDLQMADEQWVRGKSLDTFGPLGPYLLTPDEVEDPHALDIWTEVNGERLQESNTEHLIFGIDEVVAFCSRAFTLSPGDVIYTGTPDGVGYFRDPQVLLEDGDTVTVGIEGLGELTNSCRETGD
- the ribB gene encoding 3,4-dihydroxy-2-butanone-4-phosphate synthase, which gives rise to MWSETLLPDSHEYTRLNPREGDLEEAVEAFGHGTPVLVHDDDERENEVDLVVPAYAVTPAVVAQLRNDAGGLVCVALADEVAAAFDLPFMHDAVDHPAGQSTDIAYDERSSFSLTVNHRETFTGITDNDRARTIVELSEAAAAPVETDFAGEFDTPGHVHLLRAAPNLLDDRQGHTELGIALAELADVPPAVVVCEMLDDRTGGAMSRSNALTYARANDSVFLTGSTVIDEMRA
- a CDS encoding fumarylacetoacetate hydrolase family protein, which translates into the protein MRIGQFATDGTERPWCGVSVEGGVVDLPTAGAAAGVDVPRALSSLLAGWNWERKAELVVEYALETGIGIHDPGTLVRHEPVSDPGKVVCVGLNYVDHAEEGDNPVPDEPVLFAKFPTTVTGPESDIVWDPAYTEQVDYEGELVAVVGREARDVEPEEALDYVAGLTVGNDVSARDLQHGDGQWVRGKSLDTFAPTGPDLVTLDEVEDPHALDIWTEVNGERLQESTTANLVFGVDELVSFCSRAFTLSPGDLLFTGTPPGVGVYRDPQVLLDDGDTVTVGVDGVGELTNTCRHR